A region from the Salidesulfovibrio onnuriiensis genome encodes:
- the hydE gene encoding [FeFe] hydrogenase H-cluster radical SAM maturase HydE yields the protein MNGICEKDMIEFLSGGRDDLLFSLADEKRRSVFGDEVYLRGIIEFSNVCNKDCQYCGLRSSNRGVKRYRMNPDAIVRAADLVAGEGLGTIVLQSGDDFSYSAEEIGKIVERIKLRHDVAVTLSLGDRSLDDYAHWRDCGADRCLLKVETGHVKLYERLRCGQSFKERLHRLEGLKRLGYEVGSGIIVGLPDMNVMDLLRDLLLLEQLDLDMIAVGPFVPTPDTPLANARQGDLELSLRVSALMRLLCPEANIPATSALDAVSHGARLQALKKGCNVVMPSFTPDQFKAAYAIYPGKNVSSIPVQVKLRALRQSLSDMGLVPSSSKGFSPRRQYVEQGTARRPAGDYACGTA from the coding sequence ATGAACGGGATTTGCGAAAAGGACATGATCGAATTTCTCAGCGGGGGGCGGGACGACCTGCTCTTCTCGCTGGCCGACGAGAAACGCCGGTCCGTGTTCGGGGACGAGGTCTACCTGCGCGGCATCATCGAGTTTTCCAACGTCTGCAACAAGGACTGCCAGTACTGCGGGCTGCGTTCCTCCAACCGGGGGGTGAAGCGCTACCGCATGAACCCGGACGCAATCGTCCGGGCCGCGGACCTGGTGGCCGGTGAAGGGCTGGGCACCATCGTGCTCCAGTCCGGCGACGATTTTTCCTACAGCGCGGAGGAGATCGGCAAAATTGTGGAGCGCATCAAACTGCGGCACGACGTGGCCGTGACCCTCTCCCTGGGGGACCGCAGCCTCGACGATTACGCCCACTGGCGCGATTGCGGCGCGGACCGCTGCCTGCTCAAGGTGGAGACCGGCCATGTGAAGCTCTACGAGCGCCTGCGGTGCGGCCAGAGCTTCAAGGAGCGGCTGCACCGCCTGGAAGGGCTCAAGCGTCTCGGCTACGAGGTGGGCTCCGGCATCATCGTCGGCCTGCCGGACATGAACGTCATGGACCTGCTGCGCGACCTGCTTCTGCTGGAACAGCTCGACCTGGACATGATCGCAGTGGGTCCGTTCGTGCCCACCCCGGACACGCCCCTGGCCAACGCCAGGCAGGGCGACCTGGAACTTTCCCTCAGGGTTTCCGCCCTGATGCGGCTCCTGTGCCCCGAAGCCAACATCCCGGCCACGAGCGCGCTGGACGCGGTTTCCCACGGCGCGCGGCTTCAGGCCCTGAAAAAGGGCTGCAACGTGGTCATGCCCTCCTTCACGCCGGACCAGTTCAAGGCGGCCTATGCCATCTACCCGGGCAAGAACGTCTCCTCCATACCGGTGCAGGTGAAGCTGCGGGCGCTCAGGCAGAGTCTTTCGGACATGGGATTGGTTCCCTCTTCTTCAAAAGGTTTTTCTCCCAGGAGGCAGTATGTCGAACAAGGCACCGCGCGGCGTCCGGCTGGTGATTACGCTTGCGGGACGGCGTAA
- a CDS encoding [FeFe] hydrogenase, group A, with product MMRSVEGVMYQVNAPKGVDPDDIFFVQVDPNKCEACGTCEEVCGTGAIKSINDDGIRQVVDTAACMNCGQCLVNCPYGAIYEGVSYVDELFEKLKDPDTVVVSMPAPAVRYGLGECFGAPTGTYVGGKMHAALRKLGFDYIWDNEFTADVTIMEEGTELIGRVKNAGKEGTLPLPQFTSCCPGWVKFVESFHPELLPHVSTCKSPIGMLGPLAKTYGAQETGSKPKKMYTVSIMPCVAKKYEGLRPEMDDSGQRDIDATINTRELAYMIKKAGIEFNSLPDEDPDPVLGESTGAATIFGTSGGVMEAALRLAYEVLSGQKLNDPDIKVVRTHEGIKTADVKVPNFGTVKVAVCSGLSNAQKLCEEVKAGKSPYHFIEIMACPGGCVNGGGQPIDPDVRASLFKSMIAKVNRRYNARKPVA from the coding sequence ATCATGAGATCCGTTGAAGGCGTCATGTATCAAGTCAATGCACCCAAAGGCGTTGATCCGGACGATATCTTTTTCGTCCAGGTTGATCCCAACAAGTGCGAGGCGTGCGGAACGTGCGAAGAGGTGTGCGGCACAGGCGCGATCAAGTCCATCAATGACGACGGCATTCGCCAGGTGGTGGACACTGCGGCCTGCATGAACTGCGGCCAGTGTCTGGTGAACTGTCCGTACGGCGCCATTTACGAGGGTGTGTCGTATGTGGACGAACTGTTTGAAAAACTGAAGGATCCGGATACTGTTGTGGTATCCATGCCCGCACCGGCCGTACGTTACGGCCTGGGCGAATGCTTCGGCGCCCCCACGGGCACCTATGTGGGCGGCAAGATGCACGCCGCTCTGCGCAAGCTCGGTTTCGACTACATCTGGGACAACGAGTTTACCGCGGACGTGACCATCATGGAAGAAGGCACCGAGCTGATCGGCCGCGTGAAAAACGCCGGCAAGGAAGGCACGCTGCCCCTGCCGCAGTTCACTTCCTGCTGTCCCGGCTGGGTGAAGTTCGTGGAAAGCTTCCATCCGGAACTGCTTCCCCATGTCTCCACCTGCAAGTCGCCCATCGGTATGCTCGGCCCCCTGGCCAAGACCTACGGCGCACAGGAAACCGGCAGCAAGCCCAAGAAGATGTACACGGTTTCCATCATGCCCTGCGTGGCCAAGAAGTACGAAGGCCTGCGTCCGGAAATGGACGATAGCGGCCAGCGCGACATCGACGCCACCATCAACACCCGCGAGCTGGCCTACATGATCAAGAAGGCCGGTATCGAGTTCAACAGCCTGCCGGACGAAGATCCGGATCCGGTCCTCGGTGAGTCCACCGGCGCCGCCACCATCTTCGGCACCAGCGGCGGTGTCATGGAAGCCGCACTCCGTCTTGCCTACGAAGTGCTTTCCGGCCAGAAGCTCAACGACCCGGACATCAAGGTGGTCCGCACCCACGAGGGCATCAAGACCGCGGATGTGAAGGTTCCCAACTTCGGCACGGTCAAGGTTGCGGTCTGCAGCGGCCTGAGCAATGCCCAGAAGCTGTGCGAAGAAGTCAAGGCGGGCAAATCCCCGTATCACTTCATCGAAATCATGGCCTGCCCGGGCGGGTGCGTCAACGGCGGCGGCCAGCCCATCGATCCCGATGTGCGGGCATCGCTCTTCAAGAGCATGATCGCCAAGGTGAACCGTCGGTACAATGCCAGAAAGCCCGTGGCCTAA
- a CDS encoding YheT family hydrolase, giving the protein MPILPQPSYSLPFPFSNGHVQTLFPTLFRQAPDTAPHPERIDTPDGDFLDLDWHYAPGGPHRRLAIVTHGLEGHSRKKYPLGMAAALTQSGWDVVCRTLRGCSAEPNRTLRSYHSGETEDLHTVVSHVLETGKYDELALIGFSLGGNQTLKYLGEDPARVPSEVTRAVAYSVPCDLAGCADVLDLPSRRVYMEYFMRGLRQKTRLKAEMFPGTIDLGGLDEMTSFWEYDDRFTAPIHGFQSAADYYEQSSSLRFLPAIRVPTLLVNAVNDVFLTPSCYPTEAARHSKHLFLEMPRTGGHVGFVQFNRHGLYWSERRAVDFLEK; this is encoded by the coding sequence ATGCCGATTCTTCCCCAGCCCTCCTATTCCCTGCCGTTCCCGTTCAGCAACGGGCATGTCCAGACGCTCTTTCCCACGCTGTTCCGTCAGGCGCCGGACACCGCGCCGCACCCCGAGCGCATCGACACGCCGGACGGAGATTTCCTGGACCTGGACTGGCATTACGCGCCCGGCGGACCGCACCGGCGGCTGGCCATCGTCACCCACGGCCTGGAGGGGCATTCCCGCAAAAAGTATCCGCTGGGCATGGCCGCCGCACTCACACAGTCGGGCTGGGACGTGGTCTGCCGCACCCTGCGCGGCTGCTCGGCCGAACCCAACCGCACCCTGCGCTCCTACCACAGCGGCGAGACCGAGGACCTGCACACGGTCGTCAGCCATGTGCTCGAAACCGGCAAGTACGACGAGCTCGCACTCATCGGCTTTAGCCTGGGCGGCAACCAGACCCTCAAGTACCTGGGCGAGGACCCGGCGCGCGTGCCCTCGGAGGTTACCCGGGCCGTGGCCTATTCCGTGCCCTGCGACCTGGCCGGGTGCGCGGACGTGCTCGACCTGCCCTCGCGGCGCGTGTACATGGAGTACTTCATGCGTGGACTCAGGCAGAAGACCCGGCTCAAGGCCGAGATGTTCCCCGGCACGATCGACCTCGGCGGTCTGGATGAAATGACCAGCTTCTGGGAATACGACGACCGGTTCACCGCGCCCATCCACGGATTCCAAAGCGCGGCCGACTACTACGAGCAGTCGTCCAGCCTGCGGTTCCTGCCCGCCATCCGGGTGCCTACGCTGCTGGTCAACGCCGTCAACGACGTATTCCTGACGCCCTCCTGCTACCCCACGGAAGCGGCGCGCCACAGCAAACACCTGTTTCTGGAAATGCCGCGCACCGGCGGCCACGTGGGATTCGTCCAGTTCAACCGCCACGGCCTGTACTGGTCCGAACGCCGCGCCGTGGATTTTTTGGAAAAGTAA
- a CDS encoding aspartate ammonia-lyase yields MSETRTEHDALGELEIPSAAYYGIHSLRSARAFPFSGQRIHPALIHALADVKCACAQTNAALGYLDAAKLGAMEQACAEIAAGQWLDQFIVDPYQGGAGTSTNMNANEVVANRAIELLGGRPGDHSLVHPFHDVNMHQSTNDVYPTALAVAALRLLKDLEDRVSALQAAFQEKEGEFRGVVKAGRTEMMDAVPMTLGMSFGAYAEAFSRDRWRIFKCRERIKRVNLGGTVLGTGVGAPREYILKAASVLRRNTGLPVSRAENMVDATQNMDRFVEVFGMLKAYAVNLFKVCSDLRLMASGPAAGLGEISLPAVQTGSSIMAGKINPVVPEAVSQVALRVMGNDHVFSISAACGQLDLNHLMPLLAHTLLESLGLLGQATEALTGHCRGIAANSASCRSMADNCRGLATLLVPHLGYKAVEGLLREAEASGIGLREHLVSSGRVSEEQVEAMLSPANLCRIGFVPGENPLEGDGE; encoded by the coding sequence ATGTCCGAAACACGCACCGAACACGACGCCCTGGGAGAGCTGGAAATTCCTTCCGCCGCCTACTACGGCATCCATTCCCTGCGCAGTGCGCGGGCCTTTCCCTTTTCCGGGCAGCGCATCCATCCCGCACTGATCCACGCCCTGGCCGACGTCAAGTGCGCCTGCGCCCAGACCAACGCGGCCCTCGGCTACCTGGACGCCGCCAAGCTCGGGGCCATGGAGCAGGCCTGCGCCGAAATCGCCGCGGGGCAATGGCTCGACCAGTTCATCGTCGACCCCTACCAGGGCGGCGCGGGCACCTCCACGAACATGAACGCCAACGAGGTGGTGGCCAACCGGGCCATCGAACTGCTGGGCGGACGTCCCGGGGACCATTCCCTGGTGCACCCCTTTCACGACGTCAACATGCACCAGTCCACCAACGACGTGTATCCCACGGCCCTTGCCGTGGCCGCACTGCGCCTGCTCAAGGACCTGGAGGACCGCGTGTCCGCACTCCAGGCCGCGTTCCAGGAAAAGGAAGGCGAATTCCGGGGCGTGGTCAAGGCCGGGCGCACCGAAATGATGGATGCCGTGCCCATGACCCTGGGCATGAGCTTCGGGGCCTATGCCGAGGCCTTTTCCAGGGACCGCTGGAGAATTTTCAAATGCCGCGAGCGCATCAAGCGGGTCAACCTCGGCGGCACCGTGCTGGGCACCGGCGTGGGCGCGCCCCGGGAATACATCCTCAAGGCGGCGTCCGTGCTGCGGCGCAACACCGGCCTGCCCGTTTCCCGGGCCGAGAACATGGTGGACGCCACCCAGAACATGGACCGCTTCGTGGAGGTCTTCGGCATGCTCAAGGCCTATGCGGTCAACCTCTTCAAGGTCTGTTCCGACCTGCGGCTCATGGCCAGCGGGCCCGCCGCCGGGCTGGGCGAGATATCGCTTCCCGCGGTGCAGACCGGCTCGAGCATCATGGCCGGGAAGATCAACCCCGTGGTGCCCGAGGCGGTTTCCCAGGTGGCGCTGCGGGTCATGGGCAATGACCATGTGTTTTCCATTTCCGCGGCCTGCGGCCAGCTCGACCTCAACCACCTCATGCCCCTGCTGGCCCATACCCTGCTGGAATCCCTCGGGCTTCTGGGTCAGGCCACCGAGGCCCTGACCGGACATTGCAGGGGCATTGCCGCCAACAGCGCCTCCTGCCGCTCCATGGCCGACAACTGCCGGGGACTGGCGACCCTGCTGGTGCCGCACCTGGGCTACAAGGCCGTTGAGGGCCTGCTGCGGGAGGCCGAGGCCTCGGGAATAGGACTTCGGGAACATCTCGTCTCCTCGGGCCGGGTTTCCGAAGAGCAGGTGGAGGCCATGCTCAGCCCGGCCAACCTGTGCCGGATCGGCTTCGTTCCGGGAGAAAACCCTCTTGAGGGGGACGGGGAGTGA
- a CDS encoding F0F1 ATP synthase subunit gamma — protein sequence MQTLEALKQTIHSTSELHAVVRTMKTLAAVNMRQYARAGEAVGQYSLTVEQGLAMLFRVRPHLGGTARPGGSGVPGFIAFGTDQGMCGQLNEEIHGAARRLLSRPAVRVAAMGERLAGVFQAEGQDVERILGVPGSVAYVARLVAELLDLIRNWTEEGIGSITLINTRPAAGALGTVEITQLLPIDLPALRTSLEREDSRRCLPLFTLDDEELLAGLLEQYLSVTLYRAAAESMVSENSARLAAMQGAERNIEDRLVELTDLYNQRRQSGITEELMDIVSGFEALSRELFVSDEQGG from the coding sequence ATGCAGACCCTGGAAGCGCTCAAGCAGACCATTCATTCCACTTCGGAGCTGCATGCCGTGGTGCGGACCATGAAGACCCTGGCGGCCGTGAACATGCGCCAGTACGCCAGGGCCGGGGAGGCCGTGGGCCAGTACAGCCTGACCGTGGAGCAGGGGTTGGCCATGCTCTTCCGGGTGCGGCCGCATCTGGGGGGGACGGCCCGGCCGGGCGGCAGCGGCGTGCCCGGATTCATTGCCTTCGGAACGGACCAGGGCATGTGCGGCCAGCTCAACGAGGAGATCCACGGCGCGGCCCGGCGGTTGCTTTCCCGGCCAGCCGTGCGCGTGGCGGCCATGGGCGAGCGGCTGGCTGGCGTGTTTCAGGCCGAGGGGCAGGACGTGGAGCGCATTCTGGGGGTCCCCGGATCCGTTGCCTATGTGGCCCGGCTCGTGGCCGAGCTGCTGGACCTGATCCGCAACTGGACCGAGGAGGGTATCGGGTCCATAACGCTCATCAACACGCGGCCCGCTGCCGGAGCCTTGGGCACGGTGGAGATCACCCAGCTGCTGCCCATTGATCTTCCGGCCCTGCGCACGTCCCTGGAGCGGGAGGACTCCCGCCGGTGTCTGCCTCTTTTCACCCTGGATGATGAGGAACTGCTGGCCGGATTGCTGGAGCAGTATCTTTCCGTGACCCTGTACCGGGCCGCGGCAGAGTCCATGGTCAGCGAGAATTCCGCGCGGCTGGCCGCCATGCAGGGGGCGGAGCGCAACATTGAGGACCGGCTGGTGGAGCTTACTGATCTTTACAACCAGCGGCGTCAGTCAGGCATCACCGAAGAGCTTATGGACATCGTGTCCGGCTTTGAAGCCTTGAGTAGGGAGCTTTTTGTCTCAGACGAGCAAGGGGGCTAA
- a CDS encoding alternate F1F0 ATPase, F1 subunit alpha, translating to MSDDRSILSRALGRATRAVDSAASGFRFRPGMERYGSVASIGSGVARIKGLSGVMADELLEVGGSATGMALDVDHALTGAVLLRGGETVQAGTEARRTGRVADVPVGEGLLGRVVDALGAPLDGRGPVREDARLPVERPAPPIMDRDPVQVPMQTGLKVVDALIPVGRGQRELILGDRQTGKTSIALDTIINQRGRGVICVYCAIGKRGSSVGKVVQELRENDALEYTTVVVSTEEDAAGMQFLAPYAATSMAEYFMEQGRDTLIVYDDLTRHARAYRELSLLLRRPPGREAFPGDIFYIHSRLLERSTHLKQEHGGGSLTALPVVETEAQNLSAYIPTNLISITDGQIYLSPILFRKGILPAVDVGKSVSRVGGKTQLRAYRAVAGDLRLTYSQFEELEVFSRFGTRLDDDTRQKIERGRRVREILKQPRSSPLTAAQQVFILLALGRGVFDGRSVEGLAEDQGAILERLDESLAELAEAVLRGDNLEEADMRRIVDEARAVLWEPEG from the coding sequence ATGAGTGACGACAGGTCCATTCTTTCCAGGGCTCTGGGCCGGGCAACCCGCGCCGTGGATTCCGCAGCGTCCGGCTTCCGGTTCCGGCCCGGCATGGAGCGCTACGGCAGCGTGGCTTCCATCGGCTCCGGCGTGGCCCGCATCAAGGGGCTTTCCGGGGTCATGGCCGACGAGCTGCTGGAAGTGGGCGGCAGCGCCACGGGCATGGCGCTCGACGTGGACCATGCCCTGACCGGGGCCGTGCTGCTGCGGGGCGGCGAGACCGTGCAGGCCGGGACCGAGGCCCGCCGGACGGGAAGGGTGGCCGACGTGCCCGTGGGCGAGGGATTGCTCGGCCGCGTGGTGGATGCCCTGGGCGCTCCCCTGGACGGGCGCGGCCCAGTGCGCGAGGACGCCCGGCTGCCCGTGGAACGACCCGCGCCGCCCATCATGGACCGCGACCCCGTGCAGGTGCCCATGCAGACCGGGCTCAAGGTGGTGGACGCCCTCATTCCGGTGGGGCGGGGCCAGCGCGAGCTCATCCTGGGTGACCGCCAGACCGGCAAGACCTCCATTGCCCTGGACACCATCATCAATCAGCGCGGGCGCGGCGTGATCTGCGTGTATTGCGCCATAGGCAAGCGCGGATCCAGCGTGGGCAAGGTGGTGCAGGAACTGCGCGAGAACGACGCCCTGGAATACACCACCGTGGTGGTCAGCACCGAGGAGGACGCCGCGGGCATGCAGTTCCTGGCCCCGTACGCCGCCACCAGCATGGCCGAATATTTCATGGAGCAGGGACGGGACACGCTCATCGTCTATGACGACCTGACCCGGCACGCCCGGGCCTACCGCGAGCTTTCCCTGCTGCTGCGCAGGCCTCCGGGCCGCGAGGCCTTTCCCGGCGACATCTTTTACATCCATTCCAGGCTGCTGGAGCGCTCCACCCACCTGAAGCAGGAGCACGGCGGCGGCTCCCTCACGGCCCTGCCCGTGGTGGAGACCGAGGCCCAGAACCTTTCTGCCTACATCCCCACCAATCTCATTTCCATCACGGACGGGCAGATCTATCTTTCGCCCATCCTGTTCCGCAAGGGCATCCTGCCCGCCGTGGACGTCGGCAAGTCGGTTTCCCGCGTGGGCGGCAAGACCCAGTTGCGCGCCTATCGCGCCGTGGCCGGGGACCTGCGGCTGACCTATTCCCAGTTCGAGGAACTGGAGGTCTTTTCCCGGTTCGGCACGCGTCTGGACGACGACACGCGCCAGAAGATCGAGCGCGGCCGCAGGGTGCGCGAAATCCTCAAACAGCCCCGCTCCAGCCCGCTTACCGCCGCGCAGCAGGTCTTCATTCTGTTGGCCCTGGGAAGGGGCGTGTTCGACGGCCGTTCGGTGGAAGGGCTGGCCGAGGACCAGGGGGCCATTCTGGAACGGCTGGATGAGTCCCTCGCCGAACTGGCCGAGGCCGTGTTGCGGGGCGACAATCTGGAAGAGGCGGACATGCGGCGCATTGTGGACGAGGCCCGCGCAGTCCTGTGGGAGCCGGAGGGCTAG
- a CDS encoding F0F1 ATP synthase subunit C, whose amino-acid sequence MDNIGLIGLASVLAAGLTIGIGAIGPAIGEGRAVAQALAAIAQQPDEANILTRTLFVGLAMIESTAIYCFVVSMILLFANPFWDFVIKQGG is encoded by the coding sequence ATGGATAACATCGGATTGATCGGGCTGGCGTCGGTGCTGGCCGCGGGACTGACCATCGGCATCGGGGCCATCGGCCCGGCCATAGGCGAGGGGCGGGCCGTGGCCCAGGCCCTGGCCGCCATCGCCCAGCAGCCGGACGAGGCCAACATCCTGACCCGGACGCTCTTCGTGGGGCTGGCCATGATCGAATCCACGGCCATCTACTGCTTCGTGGTTTCCATGATCCTGCTCTTCGCCAACCCGTTCTGGGATTTCGTCATCAAGCAGGGAGGCTGA
- a CDS encoding iron hydrogenase small subunit: MSAMKMTRRGFIKTCGIMAGYAVLSVNMTKEVFAAAMNMVGMRQKQVYDADAHVYKIRKSQDNPMIKKIYDTKSGFLHDGPCGHKSHHLLHTEYKDRSARVKALKDKGVTLNI; this comes from the coding sequence ATGAGCGCAATGAAAATGACCAGGCGCGGATTCATAAAGACATGCGGCATCATGGCCGGATACGCCGTCCTTTCCGTGAACATGACCAAGGAAGTATTCGCCGCGGCCATGAACATGGTGGGCATGCGGCAGAAGCAGGTCTACGACGCCGACGCGCACGTCTACAAGATCAGAAAGTCTCAGGACAACCCCATGATCAAGAAGATCTACGACACCAAGAGCGGGTTCCTGCATGACGGTCCCTGCGGCCACAAGTCGCACCATCTCCTGCATACCGAGTACAAGGACAGGAGTGCGCGCGTGAAGGCCCTCAAGGACAAGGGTGTTACCCTGAACATCTAG
- the hydF gene encoding [FeFe] hydrogenase H-cluster maturation GTPase HydF — MSNKAPRGVRLVITLAGRRNAGKSSLINALAGQDVAIASETPGTTTDPVAKQYELLPLGPVTFYDTAGLDDEGELGALRVQATRKVLFRTDVALVVVDEKGLSPLEHELLEEMRGLGLPVVVVFNKTDVAAPNSKDISWCAEQGIRHVSVSSKTGNNVDGLKTAIIDSAPPEMLEEPVLAGDLIAEGDWVVCVVPIDLAAPKGRLILPQVQVLREILDSDALAVTVKEREVEEVLDGLHRKPTLVVTDSQVVMSVAGDVPEEIPLTTFSTLFARYKGDLDAFLEGAAAIDTLGDGARVLMCESCSHHPVADDIGRVKIPRWISQYTGRDLSFDFYAGHDFPDNLEQYDLAVHCGACMTNRREVLRRIRECRLRGVPITNYGIAISKVQGVLDRVVAPFGQ; from the coding sequence ATGTCGAACAAGGCACCGCGCGGCGTCCGGCTGGTGATTACGCTTGCGGGACGGCGTAACGCCGGCAAGTCGTCGCTCATAAACGCCCTGGCCGGGCAGGATGTGGCCATTGCCTCGGAAACCCCGGGCACGACCACGGACCCGGTCGCCAAGCAGTACGAGCTGCTGCCCCTCGGGCCGGTCACCTTCTACGACACGGCCGGGCTGGACGACGAGGGGGAACTGGGCGCGCTTCGGGTCCAGGCCACGCGCAAGGTGCTCTTCCGCACGGACGTGGCCCTTGTGGTGGTCGATGAAAAAGGCCTTTCGCCCCTGGAGCATGAACTCCTGGAGGAAATGCGCGGCCTGGGGCTGCCCGTGGTGGTGGTCTTCAACAAGACGGACGTGGCCGCGCCGAACAGCAAGGACATTTCCTGGTGCGCGGAACAGGGCATCCGGCACGTGTCGGTTTCCTCGAAGACCGGAAACAACGTGGACGGGCTCAAGACGGCCATTATCGACTCCGCCCCGCCCGAGATGCTGGAGGAACCGGTGCTGGCCGGGGATCTCATCGCCGAAGGCGACTGGGTCGTGTGCGTGGTCCCCATCGACCTGGCCGCGCCCAAGGGACGGCTGATCCTGCCGCAGGTGCAGGTGCTGCGCGAAATTCTCGATTCGGACGCCCTGGCCGTGACGGTCAAGGAGCGGGAGGTGGAAGAGGTCCTGGACGGGCTGCACCGGAAACCAACCCTGGTGGTCACCGATTCCCAGGTGGTCATGAGCGTTGCCGGGGACGTGCCCGAGGAAATCCCCCTGACCACCTTCTCGACCCTTTTCGCCCGCTACAAGGGCGACCTGGACGCGTTCCTGGAAGGGGCCGCCGCCATCGACACACTCGGGGACGGCGCAAGGGTGCTCATGTGCGAATCCTGCTCCCACCACCCCGTGGCCGACGACATCGGCCGGGTAAAAATCCCGCGCTGGATTTCCCAGTACACGGGCCGCGACCTTTCCTTTGACTTCTACGCCGGGCACGACTTCCCCGACAACCTGGAACAGTACGACCTGGCGGTCCACTGCGGCGCGTGCATGACCAACCGGCGGGAGGTGCTCCGGCGGATTCGCGAATGCCGCCTGCGCGGGGTGCCCATCACCAACTACGGCATCGCCATCTCCAAGGTGCAGGGCGTGCTCGACCGGGTGGTTGCGCCGTTCGGACAATAG
- the hydG gene encoding [FeFe] hydrogenase H-cluster radical SAM maturase HydG, which translates to MSGLKNREHDYHNFIDEAAIWADIEKAQKSDAAEVRDVIAKAAEKKGLTPYETAVLLKNTDPELDEAIFETAIGIKKSIYGNRLVLFAPLYITNECGNRCAYCGFNAENGDLDRRTLSTDEIRQEVEVLERLGHKRLLLVYGEHPKFGADWIAQTVRDVYAVTSEKSGEIRRVNINCAPLDVDGFRKLHEVGIGTYQCFQETYHRETYAKLHPAGPKSDFLWRLHAMHRAQEAGIDDVGMGVLFGLFDPAFDILALLTHCNQLEKDWGVGPHTLSFPRLEPALGAEIAYNPPYPTSGHEFKKIVAILRMAVPYTGLILTTRENAAVRKELLEVGVSQLSAGSRTYPGAYHDPEYDRPDVQQFCIGDSRSLDEVIRSIVSEHGYVPSWCTACYRLGRTGEHFMELAKTGFIQKFCLPNGLLTFKEYLEDYASPETKAAGEKLIQDELESFADDKRRGLLVDRLQRMEQGERDLYL; encoded by the coding sequence ATGAGCGGGCTGAAGAATCGAGAACACGACTACCACAATTTCATCGACGAGGCCGCGATCTGGGCCGACATCGAAAAGGCGCAAAAGAGCGACGCCGCGGAGGTGCGCGACGTCATTGCCAAGGCTGCGGAGAAAAAGGGGCTGACTCCCTACGAGACCGCTGTCCTGCTGAAAAACACCGACCCCGAGCTGGACGAGGCCATTTTCGAAACGGCCATCGGCATCAAGAAGTCCATCTACGGCAACCGGCTGGTGCTTTTCGCCCCCCTGTACATCACCAACGAATGTGGCAACCGTTGCGCCTATTGCGGGTTCAACGCGGAAAACGGCGATCTCGACCGGAGAACCCTGTCTACCGACGAAATCCGGCAGGAGGTCGAGGTCTTGGAGCGCCTGGGCCACAAGCGGCTGCTGCTGGTCTACGGGGAGCACCCGAAGTTCGGGGCCGACTGGATCGCCCAGACCGTTCGGGACGTCTACGCCGTCACCTCGGAAAAGAGCGGCGAAATCCGCAGGGTCAACATCAACTGTGCGCCCCTGGACGTGGACGGCTTCCGGAAGCTGCACGAGGTCGGCATCGGCACCTACCAGTGTTTCCAGGAGACCTACCACCGGGAGACCTACGCCAAGCTGCATCCCGCGGGACCCAAGTCCGACTTTCTGTGGAGGCTGCACGCCATGCACCGGGCCCAGGAAGCGGGCATTGACGATGTGGGCATGGGCGTGCTCTTCGGCCTGTTCGACCCGGCCTTCGACATCCTGGCGCTGCTGACCCACTGCAACCAGCTGGAAAAAGACTGGGGCGTGGGACCGCACACCCTGTCCTTCCCGCGTCTGGAACCGGCGCTCGGAGCGGAGATCGCCTACAATCCGCCGTACCCGACCTCAGGGCACGAATTCAAGAAGATCGTCGCCATCCTGCGTATGGCCGTGCCGTACACCGGCCTGATCCTGACCACGCGGGAAAACGCGGCGGTCCGCAAGGAACTGCTCGAGGTGGGCGTTTCCCAGCTCTCGGCCGGTTCACGGACCTATCCGGGCGCCTATCACGACCCGGAATACGACCGCCCGGACGTGCAGCAGTTCTGTATCGGCGACAGCCGGAGCCTCGACGAGGTCATCCGGTCCATCGTTTCCGAGCACGGCTACGTGCCGTCCTGGTGCACGGCCTGCTATCGCCTGGGCCGCACCGGCGAGCACTTCATGGAGCTGGCCAAGACCGGGTTCATCCAGAAATTCTGTCTGCCCAACGGGCTGCTGACCTTCAAGGAATACCTTGAGGACTACGCCTCGCCCGAAACCAAGGCGGCCGGGGAAAAGCTGATCCAGGACGAGCTGGAAAGCTTTGCCGACGACAAGCGGCGCGGGCTGCTCGTGGACCGGCTGCAGCGCATGGAACAGGGCGAACGGGACCTCTACCTCTAA
- a CDS encoding TM1266 family iron-only hydrogenase system putative regulator yields the protein MEKRIGIIGIIIQERKDAAPKVNEMLGTFGELVVGRIGLPYKDRGVSVIGLIVESTTDELGALTGKLGMIQGVRVKSLMV from the coding sequence ATGGAGAAACGGATCGGAATCATCGGCATCATCATCCAGGAGCGCAAGGACGCCGCCCCCAAAGTGAACGAGATGCTCGGCACCTTCGGCGAACTCGTCGTCGGCCGCATCGGACTCCCCTACAAGGACAGGGGAGTCAGCGTCATCGGTCTCATTGTCGAGTCCACCACGGACGAGCTGGGGGCACTGACCGGCAAGCTTGGCATGATCCAGGGCGTACGCGTCAAATCGCTGATGGTCTAA